The nucleotide window TAAACCTGCTGAAACTTACACAAGGAGCAAGTACACAGTCGATCACAGTCATGATGATGACAATGAATACAGCGATGTACTTTATTGGGAAGCAGTTCATGATGGGGAGATCGTTCCTGATGAATACGTGGATAATAATGACTCTGACTTTGACTCCTATGACGATTACTATTCATATGACAGAGAGGATTCTAAGATTTATTCCGACCCCGAACGCATTGCCAGTAAACTTGAAAAGTATATTAAGTTATTAGAGGAAGAAACAGCATTTACAATACCTATGAATGACCAGGTGCAATTCTTGGAAAAGTTTAAAAAGCATTCCTTTACCGCAAAAAGTTTTTTATCAGACTTAATGATCAAGAAGCACATTGACAATGTTTTAGGTGAACTGGAGAGATTGAGTGAGGCTGTAGGGCTTGATGTGGAGATTTCTTCTTCCTTTGACAAAAAGCTTAACTTCAACAGGAAAGATGGAAGCAGATATTTAGAGTTGACTTTCTTTAAGGAAGTGAATGATAAAGAGAGTTGGGGAAGCAATGATTTTAGCCTCTATATTGATAACATAAAGAAAAATGTCTCTACGCCAGATCTGGAGTTTGTTTTATCTGTACTACAAACAGTTGGTTATGATGTTGACCACCGGTATATTGATTTTGTATATGAAGTACTGGAAAAAGACGACTTCTTTGGCGATAATCATATAAAGTTCCCTTCGGGGCTGAAAATTAAAGCGATCAATCATGGAAACGAGTTGCGCCAATTTTTGGAATGGCAGGACTAAATTTTTGATAAAGCGGCAATCGATGGTTTTGATGACCATATTTTTTACTAAAGAGGTGTTCATACATCTCTTTTTTGCTTATCCTCTTTAGGATTATCATTAACTCACTATGGTTAGGCTGATACCTAAGAGGGTGATGCGAGTGATTATAAATTATAAACTGATGTTCGGAATGGATAAGCTGATGCATTTTATTGGTTTTGCAGGTATCTCAGCATTGATAGGTGTCTTTATGTTAATTATCTCAGACCGCGACCGAGTCAAAGACCAGTTAAGTGTTATATGGTTTGTGTTGGTAACTATTGGAATAATTGAAGAGTACCGGCAGTACCTGGATCCAGTCAGAAGTTCGGAGTTCTTTGATGCCATTGCAAATATTTTTGGAGTGACAACAGGGGTGGGCATTACATTGGGAGTATCTTATATTCTTGCTTCTAAGCAAGAGATTCTTTCGAATGTTTTTCGTCTATATCCCATGATTCTGATAATGTTGTTAATAGGCTTGCTGTACTTTAATGAAAGGCCTTTTCTAATTGATGTGTCTATTCGCGAACAAGTCAGGAGTCTGGCCGCACTAATTGGCTTTTAGTTCAGAAGGTATTATAAAGCAATCACATAAAAAAGCGGAGGGGTCACCCTCCGCTTTTCTCGTCATCCTCTTATAAACTTGGTGAATAAGCGGTACGAGGAATTTTATCATATTCCGCCGCGTCCAGTTCCTCCACGCTACCATCTACTACCCCATTAATAATTCCATACAATCCTGTTTCAACAGCCTTAACGAGCTGTCCCTTTTTCTTCTGTCCTAATGTATGCGATTGTCCCCTTACTTCGAAAAGGACTGTGCCGCTGCCGTTTAATGCAAAGCTGCCAAGAGCTGTTCCTGGAAGGTCAAGGTTTTGTTGATATAGCGTGATGTTGTTAAACGGTGAATTTTCACCAAGTGCCTGCAGCGCATTGTACGCAGCAAGATTTAACTGTTTGGAAAACTCGAAATTATAGTTGTCCTTATATTCGGCGTACTTTGCGCCTTCTGCTGTGTTTGGATCCGGGACGAAGTCTGCTGAAAGAGACATGGTGACAAGGTTATCTGTTCCTTCAACATAGTAATGTCCTTGGTGGTGAAGATCTACAAATACATCCACTTTTCCGAATTCAGCTAAAAGAGACTTATAAACATCACGTACCGTTTGTGATTCTGGGGTTATGTACCAGCCTGGCTTACTTGAGGTTCCCGGGAAGTCCTCGGCTTGAGGGACATAATCCAAATTTGGGTTGAAGTCACGGTTTACGTCAAATCCTGGTCTGCCATTATAGTCCCTGTCCTGGATAATCCGGTTGTTATAATAATTCCATGCTGGGCCAGCAGCATCAGCTAGCTGAGGGAAATCATCGACTACCTCTTCCCATGACATATCATTTCCTCGTCGATCCAGTTCAGAAGCATCCGGGTTCATTTTCGGCAAAGTGACAAGGGTGATTTCCTCACGAATTTTTTGTGCTTCAGGCGAGTTGCTGGATCCGAGGTATTGAAGCATGCTAAGCAAGGCTTCGGTTCCGGTATTTTCATTTCCATGGATCTCGCTTTCGATCAGGACAACCTTTTCACCTGTTCCCACTCTAGCCTGGTAAATATCTCTTCTCTGGTTTGATTGACCAACAACCTCCAAAGCAACTCGGCCCTGGCTGTTTGCTTCAATTTGCAGGAGGCGTTTCACCATCTCAGCATAGTCAGTATAGCCATTTACAGAGTAAACCTGGTTGTCATTGTAAAGGTTTCCGTTAGGCGAGTTAGTAGCTAGTGTAGGCGTCGCAAGAGCTGTGCACAATGCCAGAACACTTAAACCTGTTAGTACTTTGCTATTTTTCATAGATTCTTTCACTCCTTAGACTTGTAAAGTAATTTCATAACTATATTAAGATGTTTAATAGAGCAAAGGGTGCTAGAATTTGTCGAATATTTCGATTTACGAAATAAATGAGTGGAAGGTACTAGAGCGAATTAGCATAATGGTAGTTTTGGAATAGAATATAGAAAGGGGAGCGTATTTCTATTTTCCTGTATGTTTGGTAGTGATGGTTTGTTTTTATCAAGAGTTAAAGAAATGGTGACTAATATTTATATTTTTCATTTTCTAGATATACAGTTATTCGGATAAAAAAAGCCAGCAACCATACCTTGTTTGCTGGCCATTGCTTTATTTTTAGTTTGCCAAATCGATGATTCGACCTTCAACAACAGGACTCACTGTATTGTTTTCTTGTTGGCTCACATATTCCGTGAAGATTTCCCAGTCAACAAAACCAGGCTCGCTCACACGGCCTTCACTGTAAGCATTCCCGAATACATCGTATCCGTCTCCGCCTTTAGCGGTAAATGTGTTTGTTGCGACTGCATATGTTTTATTAAGATCCAGACTTACGTAATTTACTCCGTCTTCTTTTACCTCAACTGACTGCACACGCTGGCCAGCTGGAAGGGAGCTGTCGTACGTGAATTTCATGCCGGATACTTGCAGGAAACCTCCGAATGCTGTTGGGGCATCCTTCACGCTATGCTCCAATGCTTCTTTGATTTCGGCACCTGTCAGCTGCATGATTGCTAATGAGTTTCCGAATGGCATTACTTCAAGTACTTTTGACATTGTAATTTCACCAGCATTCACAGATGTCCGGATACCGCCGCCGTTTTGGAGTGCGATCACCGTATCAGGATTGATTGTTTGTGCTTTTGCGAGCATACCATCCGTAATCAGGTTTCCTAGGTTCGTTTCACCTGTTCTTGCGGCAGGGTTTCCACCAATTAAGTCAACAGTTGTTGTTCCGATTACGGTGTTTTTCATCTCTTCAACAGCAGGTTTGTATTTCTCGTTCAAAATTTGGGCTGCTGCTGCATCTTCTTCATAATTTTTCATATCCAGCAACTCACCTGCATATTCAATTACTCTTCCATTTTTATTGAATTTAACATCCAGCGTACCAAGGAACTTACCATATTCATTAGCCTGGACGATGACTGTCGGTTCTTTTCCAACCTCGACAAATACTGGTTCGGTCAATTTAACGTGAGTGTGGCCGCCAACGATTACATCTATGCCTTCTACTTCCTCAGCCAATGTAAGGTCATTGTCGCCGCCGCCGTCATTCAGTCCGATGTGAGTAAGAGCGATGATTTTATTGACTCCTTGTTCCTCAAACGCTTTAACAGCTTCTCTTGCTTCGTTGAGGTAATCATTGAATTCGACATCATCTCCAGGGCTGGAGATGTCTACTGTTTCAGCGGTAGTAAGACCAAAAATACCGATTTTCTCCCCATTTACTTCTTTTACAATGCCTTTGTAGATTTCACCATCATTCGCTTCTGATGAGAACTCACTATTTGCAAGCATATTCATATTTTGGTCTTTTTCAAAGTTGACGTTCGCGCTGACAAATGGGAAGTCCGCTTCTTTTACAAAGTTTGCTAGAACACCGGTCCCTTTATCAAATTCGTGGTTTCCGAATGTCATGGCATCATATCCAGCAAGATTCATGAACTCCAAATCCGCCAGTCCTTGAAACTCGTTAAAATATAGTGTTCCGGAAAAAACATCCCCGGCATCTAATAACAAAGTGTTAGTGTTTTCCTCACGCACCTGCTTAATAGCAGAAACCCGTTTCGCGACATTATCTAAATGCGCATGCGTATCATTGGTATGCATAACCGTTAATTCAAAAGGCTTGCCTGGCTTTACGCCCTTCATATTTGCAGATACACCAGGTACAGCAATAGATGTCAAAAGCGCAGCAGATGCAGCTACTGATAAAAACTTACGATAGAACTTGGTACGGTAGTTCATTAACATTTTCCTCCTTGTAATCTTAAGTGATGTTGCTATTAAACTAGTTACCTCGCTCAAACACTTCAATTCTATCAAAATTGACACGATATAAATTAAATAAATTGAAAATTCGTTAATTTGGTAATTTAGTAATGGGAGAAAAGAACCGATAGTTAGGATGTATGTATTCAATACAAGGATAATAGCCGCAGTACAATAAAAAGGAGAGAGCTGCGAAGGAATTTCAATTTATCTGCCGAATTGTTCTGAAATAGAAAGAGTACTGGGGGAGAAGAATGAAAAAGAGGGTATTATTAAGAAAGCTAGTATTTTTCTTGTTACTGATCTTGAGTGGATGCTCAGAAGGGCTTCAGGAGGAAGCAGTGGCAAGTGCAGAAGTGAAAGAACAAAAGATTGTCCAAACTCAAATTCAAATTCCTGTAACTAAAGACTTTATGCCTAATATGAATTTTGTGCCAAAGAGCAATATACCAACCCATGTTGTATTGCACTTTATAAGCAATGCCGGAGTCAATCCTGAGAATCCATATATATATGAGGACATCAGAAAAGTTTTTATTGATTACGATGTCTCGCCACATTACATGATTGATCGGGAAGGAGAAATATACTTTCTGCTCCCGGAAAGCCGGGCCGCCCGCCATGCAGGGAAAGGGGAACTTACCAAGTATACAGATTATAATAATCAGTTGAATAGATATTCGATTGGTGTTGAGTTAATGGCCATCGGAACACAATCCGAAATGCAGCAAATGATGTCTCCAGAGCACTATAAGAAAATACCCCTGAAACATATCGGCTATACTGAAGCACAATATAAAGCTCTTAATCTGCTTATTGATGATATACTGGCAAGAAACAAAGAGATTAAGAGAGACAAGAATCATATAGTTGGTCATGATGAATACGCACCAGAACGTAAAACAGATCCGGGAAGTTTATTTGACTGGTCAAGGATATTAGGGGAGAAATGAAGGGAGGAGGAGCATTATTTTCTATGCTCGGAATCAGTATTGGGTATATGTAAATACTTAAAGAAATCAATCAGACGCAACTAAATAAATAAAAAATATAGAAAGTTAATTTTATATAAAACATAGGTAAGCTAGGATTTTAATGAAAAGGAGAGCCATGTTGCCTAACGGGTTCCGTTTCCTATCGCAAAACTTGAAATTACAATAGAAAATGGATGGTAAAATGTATATTAATTTGCACCGCTTTTGCGGTGCATTTTGTTTATAAAAATAGCCCAGTCATTTTAGAACTGGGCTGTACACTGTATTTATTTTGTTAATCTGTTTTAACTTCATAATTCGTCATTTTGCCTTTATCATCAAACCAAATTACTAGCCATTCACTATCAATACTAATAAAACCACGCTCGGCACCTAAGTAATATACAAGATTGTTCGGTTCTTTAAAATATACATCTTTTTCTTGTTCTCCTAAAAGTTCTATTATTTCCGCTTTGGTTTTTCCTTTCAAGTTCACTTCCGAGAGCAGGCTATCCACCATATCTACTCTTTCCTCTGGCTTTTTTAACCATCTGTCTTGGTTAAACTTATCAGGTGAAAATATCAAAAATAAAATGCAAATTACTCCACCAATAAGTAATCCAAGTGACAGTAATGTTAACGTTATCACCTTAATTGTTTTTTTCATTTAATTGCTCCTACAAGATTTAGTATGTGAATTCGACTATTAAAGGAATTAACGCTTATAAATAATATCCCTCCAACTATATGCTCTTTTGGCAATACCAATTCTCTGTGCAGGGGTCAGCTCATCTCCGTAGGTTTTAAAAGGCTGACAAAAGTTGTAGTAGGTTCGTAAAATTGTGATTGCCATTTGTGCATATTTTGGATTGAAATTGCTGTAAATATATGATTTTCCGTCACCCCTTGATGTCACTAACGGTCTCTCCAAAATAGATAAGCTACGTCTAATTTCCTGTAAAAAGGCATTTACCGCATTATCATTAGCCCTTGTAATTAGCCTTGCTAGGTGTTCATCTGATACCTTTGAGGTATCTGAAATCACATCAATATAACGGCTTCCTCGGTCAGCCATCGCAATGGGATGTTCAATCTTATTAGATTTATGGACATTATAAGGTGTACCGTCCGGAGCTACTTTTGTTTCGTAAAATTTGTGTACAGCTAACCTTCTTCTCAAATATTCAATCGCTACCTCATAATCAGATTGTTCCTTTAAACCATTGGACTCCGCCCAATTTTTCAGGTGTTTATTTGCATCGATATATTCTTGAAAAGCAGCTTCCCTTGATAGTGTCTTATCGAAGGTGTTAACAAAATAATGCAATCTACCCTTACTGATTTCTTCTGCGAATACCTTTTTTATGGCAGATTTCAACACCATATCATCATCGCTAACCACACGCCATTTGTCCGTTTTCACCATTTGTTTTATTAAAAACATCTGAGCCATCGCCGTATATGTATGATTGATGTGCAATCCATCGACATATTTTCCTCTTAACATATAATCTTGTATTTCACGGTAATAGTCTGCTGAACTCTGCGTATCATTCACAATCGGCTCCATAGGATAATACGAGTAATTTGTATACTTTGCATTTTTCCGCAGTTCTACTGGTAAATGGTCATCTTTGTAGGCTAGAGTGTCCATTTCAATTTTTTTAAAATCAATGTCCCAATCATACGCTATATCTGCCCTGAAGACATAACGAGAAGTTAAATCGGTTGTAACAACCGTCTGTGTTTGTAACTGCTTCTCCGATACCGTTCCTTTTGTTCGTGGCTGTCCCTTTTTTCGAACATTGTTTAGGTAATACATCATCATATCGGTATTCAACCAAATCCGAGGAAATATTTGTTTAGCAAATTGCTTCGCCTCTCTAATTTCCAAAAATTCCAAACAACAGCGATAAAGCCATTCTAGTTTACTGTAATAAGTGCTTCGCCCTATCCCTAATATTTTACACGTACTTGAAACGGGAACTCGGTTAATTAAATGTTCTGCAAAGGTAAGCAAAATGTCATTCCGTTTTTGTGTGTACGATGTGGTCTGCGACTTATTAGGCAATATATTTGTATATTTTTTACAGGATTTACATTGAACAATTTGAGCTTTAGATGTTGCTTTTCCTCGTTTATAGAAGGATTTTGGGTTTTCAAAATAAGTCTGATTTTCTGAACAATCATCTTTATGGAATTCGTAGTCGGGCTCCAAAGGAACAGTGGAATTAATGCGAACCAATCTTTCTATTTCAGTTGCTAAGGACCAATTGGAAAAAGTCTTCGTATAGCACCCTAAAGTCGGTACACCCATTTGATTAGTCGGGTCTGGCACACAATTGATTGTTCTTGAACCATCCTTGCCTGTAAATTTATATCTTTTACTTTTGCCAATCTTATAATCTTCTTGAGGCTGCCTATGGTTTTTACAAAAGGGGTCAGAACAGTAATTTACTTGAATTTCATATTCTTTCTCGCCCCAATGCAAATGCACTTCTCGAAAGGCAGAATGAATATATAGAGTTTTCATTTTTTTATCTGACAATACATTGTAATCATTTATACGTTTCACAAGTTCTTCTGAAGAGATGTTTGGTTCAATGCGACAAATAGGGTCAGCCAAATTAGCCAAACGTTTAATTTTGTACATCGCTTATACCCAATTCAAGCTTCATACGCTTATTACTACGTTTGGTTTCTACATACTTGATGAAATCATCATCCTTTAGCAAGTGCGGCAATACCTCCTCTAATACCTGTGAAGGTGTTAGACCCGTATAATCGGAATAATGCTCTAAAATTTTTCGAGATTGGAAGGACAGCTTAAATTTAACGTCCTCTGTATTCGGGTACTTAGGCTTGATTTTCAAATATACCGACTCCTATTTATTGGTAAAAATATGCTAGCTAATTTGTATAGTAATTTATAGGTCGAATTGCTTATATATACTGGCTAGTATATATTAGCAATATTATAGGCATTTTGCTATACAAATAAACATCAAAATGGGCAATAAATCCCTTTTTACCAAGAAAAAACACCTATCAAATTGGTATACAATTCGATAGGTGTTTAATATTACATTTTCTTCGTTTGCGATAGGGAACGGAACCCGTTACATGTTGCCGGCTCTCCTTTTCACTTTGCTAATTCTTGGCCAACTTGGCTACATGTACTATCTTACCCCTTGTTTTTAGCTGTTTATCGCTGCCAGAGTCTTTTATTTTAGGTACAGTCAAAATATAATTGCTGAACGGAAGCAACTGTATAAGTTTAGTAAGGAATATTGTCCCTAATAGGATGATTCCAAAAGTAATAGGGAATAAAGATGTCTTCCAAAGGATTGAGGGCGCAACTCTTTCAAATATGTTAATCACAAATGGATGAATTAGATAAATTGCCATTGATAAAGTCCCTATTTCTTTTAGGAATTTATCAAGAATCCTAACCTTCCTTATATCGTCCATGATTCCAGCCATAAATAAAGTCAAGATAGGAATATTAATAAAGTTTGCTGTTCTATTTGAAGCAATAGAGCCAGCACTTCGATATTCGAGGACCGATAAAGCAATCACTATCACTGAGGCGAAACTTAGCGCTATTTTATATCTCTTTGAAAATGCGAGAAGAGTCTCCCAGTAATAAGCTAAAAATCCCCCCGAAAATAAAGAAGAAGATCCATTCCGGCAGAAAAGCGCGCTGGCTTAATATCAACCCTGCAACCCCTTCAAATTGGGCGGAAACATCAACCTTCACAAAGTACCAATTAATCAACCCTGCAAGCACCAATAAGAAAGGCCACATTATTTTTGAACGAAATAACTGCAGAATCGGGAAGATTAGATAAAATTGAAAAACAATGGATATAAAATATAAATGATAAAAAGCATTTCCAGATAGAAAATTGATTAAAAAGCTCTCCATGCCATCTCGCATGGGATTGATTTTCAAGATGAAGTACGTAAATAGAAGATAGAAAACACTCCATACAAGAAAGGGAATGCCTATCTTCGTAAAGCGGCTCGAAAGAAACCTTTTTAATTGGAAGCCTCTTGTCCTAGTCTGATAGAATAGCAAAAACCCACTCATCATCGCAAACATTGGAGTTCCAAAGCGACTGATTTGGTTAATAAAAAAGGTATAATCATTATATTGTTTGTCATGCTGATAGAAGTAAGCTGCTGACACATGGACAAGAAGGACCATTAAGCTAGCGATCGCACGGATATAATGAATTTCATAAATGTGTTCACGTTTATTCCTCATCCATCTCACAACCTTCTTATAAAAGTAGAAAAAGCCTTCTACATAATACAAGAAAAAAGCTGTATGTCTCTTCATTTAACCTATTTTTAATGGTTATGTATTATTATCTTAATATAATTACTGTATTTTAGGTGAATTATATATTTATTGTCAGACATGTAAAAGATACAAAAAACCTGAGCGAAGATTAGCTTTCGCTCAGGTTTATTCTTTCCTGGAAACAGAGTCTTCAATTAAGTCAGCTACCAGGATATATCGTTCAGGTGCATCTCCAATGAAATCAAAAGGATAGCATGTGGTCACAGTCAGCGTTGCTCTTGGTTTTGGAACAATTACTGTCCTGTCATCTGCATCAACAATGCGGACTTTTCTGACCTTGTACGTGAATTCGCCTGCTTCTGTTGAGACTATCAGCAAATCACCTTTGCCTACATCGCCAAGCTTGCGAAAAACAGTATCTCTGTGGCCAGAGAGGACAGAATTATCCTTCTCACCTGGAAGCACGCTGCCGGCAAAATGCCCTACACCTTTTTCAAGCTCGTCCTCATCAGTACCATGATAGATTGGCAAGTTGGCGTCAAGTTTAGGAATGAAGAGATTGCCGAACATTTCTCCTTCTTCAGGTCTTTCCGAATAGAGATTCTTTTTAGGACTTTCTTGCGGTTTTCTATCTGCTGTCGGATCAGGCTTATTGGCAAGGACGACCTCTGTTTTTGGTTCTCCAGTTTTAAATAACCAATAGCCCTTCATGAATTTATAAACGTTTGTTCCGCTGAACCAGAAACCGAATACGATTATGACAACGGATAAGGAAAGAAGAACCAGTTTTCCGGTTCTTCTTCCTTTCATATATTTATGCACGTGTAGCTTTCACTTTCCTGAATACAATAGCCCCAAGAAGGATCATCGCTAATCCTGCCATTGTATTTTGCAGGTAATCAGAAGCAGTGTTCGGCAGCTTGCCGCCTTTGACCGTTTTTGCAGGTGCTTTGGCTGCAGGAGCTTTCTTCTCAGCTTTTGCCACTTCATCGGCAGCTTTTTTAACTTCTTCAGCTGCATCTGTTGTATCTTCAATGTTTTCTCCAGTTTCTTCAATGAATTCGGAGTCGAACATTTCTTTTGTGATGACCATGTCAGCTAAAAGATCACCATTGGTAGAATAGATTTTTATCATTAGGTCGGCTCCATTAGTAGAATTCATTTGCATAAGGGATGCAAATGAAACAGGAGTAGTTACTCCATCCTTTACCAGATAGTATTCTACTTTTAGGTCCAACAAAGTAAGCATGCCATCCCAAATGTCAATGAACTCGGCAATGTCTTCAGCAGAAAGTTCAGATGCGCTGTCAAACTCAGGGAAATCCATTAATCTAGCA belongs to Mesobacillus subterraneus and includes:
- a CDS encoding insertion element protein, which produces MYKIKRLANLADPICRIEPNISSEELVKRINDYNVLSDKKMKTLYIHSAFREVHLHWGEKEYEIQVNYCSDPFCKNHRQPQEDYKIGKSKRYKFTGKDGSRTINCVPDPTNQMGVPTLGCYTKTFSNWSLATEIERLVRINSTVPLEPDYEFHKDDCSENQTYFENPKSFYKRGKATSKAQIVQCKSCKKYTNILPNKSQTTSYTQKRNDILLTFAEHLINRVPVSSTCKILGIGRSTYYSKLEWLYRCCLEFLEIREAKQFAKQIFPRIWLNTDMMMYYLNNVRKKGQPRTKGTVSEKQLQTQTVVTTDLTSRYVFRADIAYDWDIDFKKIEMDTLAYKDDHLPVELRKNAKYTNYSYYPMEPIVNDTQSSADYYREIQDYMLRGKYVDGLHINHTYTAMAQMFLIKQMVKTDKWRVVSDDDMVLKSAIKKVFAEEISKGRLHYFVNTFDKTLSREAAFQEYIDANKHLKNWAESNGLKEQSDYEVAIEYLRRRLAVHKFYETKVAPDGTPYNVHKSNKIEHPIAMADRGSRYIDVISDTSKVSDEHLARLITRANDNAVNAFLQEIRRSLSILERPLVTSRGDGKSYIYSNFNPKYAQMAITILRTYYNFCQPFKTYGDELTPAQRIGIAKRAYSWRDIIYKR
- a CDS encoding acyltransferase family protein yields the protein MIVIALSVLEYRSAGSIASNRTANFINIPILTLFMAGIMDDIRKVRILDKFLKEIGTLSMAIYLIHPFVINIFERVAPSILWKTSLFPITFGIILLGTIFLTKLIQLLPFSNYILTVPKIKDSGSDKQLKTRGKIVHVAKLAKN
- a CDS encoding acyltransferase, whose amino-acid sequence is MRNKREHIYEIHYIRAIASLMVLLVHVSAAYFYQHDKQYNDYTFFINQISRFGTPMFAMMSGFLLFYQTRTRGFQLKRFLSSRFTKIGIPFLVWSVFYLLFTYFILKINPMRDGMESFLINFLSGNAFYHLYFISIVFQFYLIFPILQLFRSKIMWPFLLVLAGLINWYFVKVDVSAQFEGVAGLILSQRAFLPEWIFFFIFGGIFSLLLGDSSRIFKEI
- a CDS encoding class D sortase — protein: MKGRRTGKLVLLSLSVVIIVFGFWFSGTNVYKFMKGYWLFKTGEPKTEVVLANKPDPTADRKPQESPKKNLYSERPEEGEMFGNLFIPKLDANLPIYHGTDEDELEKGVGHFAGSVLPGEKDNSVLSGHRDTVFRKLGDVGKGDLLIVSTEAGEFTYKVRKVRIVDADDRTVIVPKPRATLTVTTCYPFDFIGDAPERYILVADLIEDSVSRKE
- a CDS encoding bifunctional metallophosphatase/5'-nucleotidase, which codes for MNYRTKFYRKFLSVAASAALLTSIAVPGVSANMKGVKPGKPFELTVMHTNDTHAHLDNVAKRVSAIKQVREENTNTLLLDAGDVFSGTLYFNEFQGLADLEFMNLAGYDAMTFGNHEFDKGTGVLANFVKEADFPFVSANVNFEKDQNMNMLANSEFSSEANDGEIYKGIVKEVNGEKIGIFGLTTAETVDISSPGDDVEFNDYLNEAREAVKAFEEQGVNKIIALTHIGLNDGGGDNDLTLAEEVEGIDVIVGGHTHVKLTEPVFVEVGKEPTVIVQANEYGKFLGTLDVKFNKNGRVIEYAGELLDMKNYEEDAAAAQILNEKYKPAVEEMKNTVIGTTTVDLIGGNPAARTGETNLGNLITDGMLAKAQTINPDTVIALQNGGGIRTSVNAGEITMSKVLEVMPFGNSLAIMQLTGAEIKEALEHSVKDAPTAFGGFLQVSGMKFTYDSSLPAGQRVQSVEVKEDGVNYVSLDLNKTYAVATNTFTAKGGDGYDVFGNAYSEGRVSEPGFVDWEIFTEYVSQQENNTVSPVVEGRIIDLAN
- a CDS encoding N-acetylmuramoyl-L-alanine amidase, whose amino-acid sequence is MKKRVLLRKLVFFLLLILSGCSEGLQEEAVASAEVKEQKIVQTQIQIPVTKDFMPNMNFVPKSNIPTHVVLHFISNAGVNPENPYIYEDIRKVFIDYDVSPHYMIDREGEIYFLLPESRAARHAGKGELTKYTDYNNQLNRYSIGVELMAIGTQSEMQQMMSPEHYKKIPLKHIGYTEAQYKALNLLIDDILARNKEIKRDKNHIVGHDEYAPERKTDPGSLFDWSRILGEK
- a CDS encoding M14 family zinc carboxypeptidase gives rise to the protein MKNSKVLTGLSVLALCTALATPTLATNSPNGNLYNDNQVYSVNGYTDYAEMVKRLLQIEANSQGRVALEVVGQSNQRRDIYQARVGTGEKVVLIESEIHGNENTGTEALLSMLQYLGSSNSPEAQKIREEITLVTLPKMNPDASELDRRGNDMSWEEVVDDFPQLADAAGPAWNYYNNRIIQDRDYNGRPGFDVNRDFNPNLDYVPQAEDFPGTSSKPGWYITPESQTVRDVYKSLLAEFGKVDVFVDLHHQGHYYVEGTDNLVTMSLSADFVPDPNTAEGAKYAEYKDNYNFEFSKQLNLAAYNALQALGENSPFNNITLYQQNLDLPGTALGSFALNGSGTVLFEVRGQSHTLGQKKKGQLVKAVETGLYGIINGVVDGSVEELDAAEYDKIPRTAYSPSL
- a CDS encoding VanZ family protein, coding for MRVIINYKLMFGMDKLMHFIGFAGISALIGVFMLIISDRDRVKDQLSVIWFVLVTIGIIEEYRQYLDPVRSSEFFDAIANIFGVTTGVGITLGVSYILASKQEILSNVFRLYPMILIMLLIGLLYFNERPFLIDVSIREQVRSLAALIGF